The following are encoded together in the Malaya genurostris strain Urasoe2022 chromosome 3, Malgen_1.1, whole genome shotgun sequence genome:
- the LOC131437379 gene encoding uncharacterized protein LOC131437379 yields the protein MESICDFGFFDDFPDNAIHPLQIDIEESEQDIQQKLIDNKTNIYKPAKGETLLHRAIRSDDKTQINALIGAYCNDYDKVRDYLVLNYQWDPSDKIWLRKSILVAVREEHCKSAKQLENRLLSKDDIRKAVFILLQSPVQGDQVAVIHPDKNNRLAVFRLISNLIGNGFLSFNNVSPEVDNHQTFMEIAASYGRTNIIDRLFELGVDIAIPEHNALLAAFKRSQENTIRWLLTKHFDHFDCTIRDNQQYNALTFLLQMRKHKLIEFVLHKMIAYRVKFYNETESEAFNEIFRFENKELSCLSILTFVGKGHFLESIEQFIVKYKLNLSYQWENVTILQQLLSRKIALQYCLDEIRKNPQLLGLVIYGNTILQDFFHWGYIDFLMEIYKLTPEVKKYFETDGAFTTMRQVIYAANEDALKFMLENHCTFLKSNTEKLSNEIGRGLSNISDNLRGILMQYFPELQTCIEEAYETKSNCYYKDDIKTAFPNVNIDFSATPIKVESTKPMCDIRGVNGETLIHLAVEKNDAIFFSQLLETGCDLDAVDNDGNHAVHYISCIAMLDLLTERHPEGKQLILRKNYKGCSVLHRISSRYIERKTALLERVINDGVDVNQVDENGESALFVASSCNVLNVFLEHGVELDIVNHKGETAFLRQVRTRHCCMVRALLSLVREFPSFKEHAHEYLPFMMTSRSRDSFYCDYQWFLEKYPDTTKLLFDSVFEHSREEASRLFATACYKSINFVVEKFLDYDYDLDYNFKDDDEYSPIIGLLSYMEEKNDHLVKRLLEKGVDLEMRNNWGRNALLTLVWGFRSAKWYGHSVASVQLLVDHGANVNAADNEQQNTALHYAFSQGELELVEILVENGANLKARNNDGKMPYQMGSRLNEELFYFMD from the exons ATGGAATCGATTTGTGATTTTGGATTCTTCGACGATTTTCCCGACAACGCAATACATCCGTTGCAAATTGATATTGAAGAAAGTGAACAAGATATTCAGCAGAAATTAATTGATAACAAAACGAATATATACAAACCGGCAAAAGGCGAAACGTTGCTTCACCGCGCCATTCGAAGTGACGATAAAACACAAATCAATGCCTTGATAGGTGCATATTGCAACGATTACGATAAAGTGCGCGATTATCTGGTGCTCAATTATCAGTGGGACCCTAGTGATAAAATTTGGCTCAGAAAAAGTATTTTGGTAGCAGTTCGTGAGGAGCATTGTAAATCGGCTAAACAGTTGGAAAACCGTCTGCTTTCGAAAGATGACATTAGAAAAGCAGTTTTCATTTTACTACAATCACCAGTACAAGGGGACCAAGTGGCTGTGATTCATCCAGATAAGAATAATAGGCTAGCAGTATTTCGATTGATTTCAAACCTGATAGGTAATGGGTTTCTGTCATTCAATAATGTATCCCCAGAGGTGGATAATCATCAGACGTTCATGGAAATCGCTGCTTCATATGGTCGTACCAATATTATTGATCGTTTGTTTGAGCTGGGTGTGGATATCGCTATTCCTGAGCATAATGCACTTTTGGCAGCCTTCAAACGTTCTCAGGAAAATACCATACGTTGGTTACTAACTAAGCATTTCGACCATTTCGACTGTACTATTAGGGACAATCAGCAATATAATGCATTGACTTTTTTATTACAAATGCGGAAACACAAATTAATAGAATTTGTCTTACACAAGATGATTGCCTATAGAGTGAAATTCTACAATGAAACAGAAAGTGAAGCATTTAATGAGATCTTCCGTTTTGAGAATAAAGAGTTGTCTTGTCTCTCGATACTGACATTTGTTGGAAAGGGGCATTTTTTGGAAAGTATCGAACAGTTTATCGTAAAGTACAAACTGAACTTGTCCTACCAGTGGGAGAATGTTACGATACTACAACAATTGCTGAGTCGCAAAATAGCTCTGCAGTATTGTTTGGATGAAATTCGTAAGAATCCACAGTTGCTAGGTTTAGTTATCTATGGAAATACaattttgcaagattttttccaCTGGGGATACATCGACTTTCTGATGGAGATTTACAAACTAACACCGGAAGTGAAGAAATACTTCGAAACCGACGGTGCCTTTACCACCATGCGGCAAGTAATCTATGCGGCAAACGAAGATGCGTTGAAGTTTATGTTGGAAAACCATTGCACGTTTCTAAAAAGTAACACCGAAAAATTGAGTAACGAGATAGGAAGAGGCCTATCGAATATTTCTGATAATTTACGCGGAATCCTAATGCAATACTTTCCCGAACTTCAAACGTGTATTGAGGAAGCATATGAAACAAAATCCAATTGCTATTACAAAGACG ATATCAAAACCGCATTTCCCAATGTGAATATAGATTTTTCTGCAACTCCTATCAAAGTGGAAAGCACAAAACCTATGTGCGACATTCGGGGAGTAAATGGAGAAACTCTGATTCATTTGGCTGTCGAGAAGAATgatgcaatttttttctctCAACTGCTGGAAACTGGCTGCGATCTGGATGCTGTGGATAACGACGGAAACCATGCCGTGCACTACATCTCATGTATCGCCATGCTCGATCTATTAACCGAGCGTCATCCGGAAGGGAAACAATTAATCCTCCGGAAGAACTACAAAGGATGTTCTGTTCTGCATAGAATTAGTTCTCGTTATATAGAACGCAAAACTGCGCTGTTAGAAAGAGTGATAAATGATGGAGTGGATGTAAATCAAGTAGACGAAAACGGCGAATCCGCTCTTTTTGTGGCTTCAAGCTGTAACGTTTTGAATGTATTTTTGGAGCATGGTGTCGAGTTGGACATTGTGAACCACAAAGGCGAAACTGCCTTTCTCCGACAAGTACGCACTAGACATTGCTGTATGGTACGTGCGCTTCTATCTCTAGTTCGAGAGTTTCCTAGTTTCAAAGAACATGCTCACGAGTATCTACCTTTCATGATGACGTCAAGAAGTCGAGACTCATTTTATTGCGATTACCAGTGGTTTCTGGAGAAATATCCCGACACAACTAAACTTCTTTTCGATTCAGTATTCGAACACTCGCGGGAAGAAGCTTCTCGGTTATTTGCCACAGCATGTTACAAATCGATTAATTTTGTAGTGGAAAAGTTCTTAGATTATGACTACGATCTGGATTACAATTTCAAAGATGACGACGAGTACTCCCCTATTATCGGGCTGCTGAGCTACATGGAAGAAAAAAATGATCATTTGGTGAAACGCTTGTTAGAAAAAGGGGTCGACCTGGAAATGCGCAATAACTGGGGACGCAACGCATTACTGACACTAGTGTGGGGTTTCCGATCTGCCAAATGGTACGGACACAGTGTAGCCTCAGTGCAACTCTTGGTGGACCACGGAGCAAACGTCAATGCTGCGGATAACGAACAACAAAATACGGCGCTTCATTACGCTTTTTCACAAGGTGAACTGGAACTAGTAGAAATATTAGTTGAAAATGGAGCCAATTTGAAGGCTAGGAATAATGATGGCAAAATGCCGTATCAGATGGGATCGCGATTGAATGAagagttgttttattttatggaTTGA